GAGCTCCTTAAAGATGTAAATGTCTCAATTTGTAAATCTAGTGACGATGGGGTTACCTGAGAGCTCAAGGCCGTTCCCAGGTATCTGAAACTTTTTCAGGGGCACTTAGGCGCCTCAGACTCTGAAGCACTGTTTGCAGAGCCCCAGCTGTAATAACAAAACATTAAGACTTCAGTTGCCACACAAAGCCACTGTATGCACTGAACATTATAACTTCCTACCTAGTTCGTCTTCATAGGAATCCAGCTTCTTCATCAGGTCTGCTTCAGCAGCCCGTCCCTCTCCTACACAAAGATGCAAAATGCTCAATTTCACAAATTACAATTTAGATTTTATAATCCACGGCAGTTTATCTTAAACTCACCTTTAACACCAGTGTCACTTTTTGCTTTATCTTCCACGCCAATGTAAGACCTGCTGTTCCCATCTATACTAAGGCAGGACAGCAGCTCAGCACGACAGGCCTTTGCCTTTGCCAGAGTGGCGCTCATGTCCTGAGCTAGCCTATGGTTCTCCACCAGCTCAGCGTGGACCCCCTTCCATGCCATTTTGTCCTCCATCAGACATCCCTCCATCACTGTTCGTAGCTCCTTCTCCTGCGACACCTGGCTCTGCAGATTCTCTACCTCCTCACAGCGCTACAAAGGGACAGACAAATCTGTGTGATCTCAGTTGATGTAGCTTTGCAGTAACTGTTTGCTTCACTGTTACCTTGTGTAGCTGAATGGCCATTTCTTGCATCTCAGCCTCAAGCTGGTCAGCATAGGCCTGTTCCAGAGCACCGCTTGGTGGTCGAGCGTTACTGTGCCACCTTGCAATGGCTGAAGTCATCTTACGCTTGGGTCCAAATAATCTGGAGAACCAGCATTTCACACaatgagaaacacacactgtgtgtgcaggtaaatACCAAAGATTGATCTGAAGTTGCTTACGTGATGCCTATTTCTTTGAGATCATTCTCTGTCAGAGTGAGAAATATCCGCAGATCTATGTCCTGCTCTTCCAGCAGTGGCAGATATTTAGAAAAGCCAATTTGCTCCAAGAACTCTGCCAGGTCCTACAGAAAAATCAAAGATCAAAGGTTGAGTGAGGAAGTACATAAAATCAGAAAAGAACTGGTCATGCAAGTAAGACATGCCTTTGGACCGGAGTATGATGGTGGGGGATGTGCGCATGTCCCACAGTTTCCTGCCCAACTAGAGTGAGCAGCATCATTGTTTCCATGGCGAGTCTTGCCTTTAGAGTAATGACCCTTATTTGCTCTGCGAGAGCTGCTCTTTTTGCACTGGTCAGAGTCCTGGTGAAGAAAGGTACAATTGTCTGTCACAACATGTTATCAAaattctgcagctgctctcctGAACTGCAGGCTTTGTGTTCACCTCATTGCTCTCCACAGAGCCTTCCCAGTTAAGGCCCATCGCATGGGGTAGGCCTtcactactgctgctgctgctcctcatggTGGGCATGTCATTGTCAAAAAATGGACTGTCATCTGTGGCAGTACcgtaaaaacaaatgtaaacatttccCTTTTATATTTCAGATTTCACATGACACTAATATTTGTTATCTTACCTCTGCTGCTACTGCTCTGCCCATCTAGCTCATTGATGGGTGAGGTCACATCACGGTAACAGATTCTGTCACTTTGTTCACCAATATCACGGAATGTCATGTAGCCGGGCAGCACTGCAGGGGGCTCTGTAAGTAGATAGGTAACATTAATGTTGTTTAGTGgtacaacacagacacacgctgGAAGACAGGAAGTTCAATGTGTCACTACCACGCGGTTTGCTGGTGCCTCCTACTCTGAACTTGGCAATGGCCTGAGGTCCATCGTGGATGCTAACACCTTTAACTCTGTTGCGACTTGGCCTTATCCTCGGTGGTGCACTGTCGTCCTCGGACGAGCTCAGGTCTTCAAAGTGTCCTGAAAAGATGAAACATGCATTAAAAAATTCAATGGAAAATACAATCGAAAAAGAAAGCAACTTTTTAAGATATGTTACGCCGAGTACCTGGTTTTATTCTTGGAGAACGGGAGTCAATGAGGCTGGCTATTTTGGTGTAGCCGTACATCATGGCAAGGGCACGGGCATTCTCTCCTTTTGCATTGCGCTCATCCACTTTAACTTTCTGCAAATTTAacgaaaaaaaggtttttatcaAGAGGATAAACCTGATTCCTTCTATACTGTCGTCACATAGTATGAGAACCTTTATTGAGCAAGCAAcgttttatttataaaaaaaatgacagcaaagAGCATTTGCAGACAGTAATTTACTCACATGATCAAGCAGGTACTGAACTATGATTTCatgtccagaagcagcagcctccatcaGTGGAGTGAAGCCAGACCCAGGCTCTCTGTGGATggaagaaatatatattttttttaatcagaacaGATTATCTcactttaattttaataaagacacacacttgacattggCGTCAGCATTGTTATCCAGCAGGAACTTCACCATCTGTTGGTGGCCTGTGCTCGTACAGTGGAACAGAGCCGTCCAGCCTCGTGAGTCCTTCAGCTCCAATTCCGCACCTTGCTTTTGGGTAAGAAAGACAAAGTTCTGTAATTATAGCCCGTAAATCCAGAGAAATTAGTTTAAGTGTGcaacctgatgtgtgtgttaatagtAATACTGTACCTGAAGGAGGAAGTATGCAATGCTTTCATTCCCACAGCTTGCTGCCAGCATCAGAGGCGTCAGTCCTTTGGCAGTGGCAGCATTTACATTCACCCCAGCTTCCAGCAGAAGGTTTGCAATGTTGTCATGACCAATGTATGAGGCATACATAAGAGGGGTCCATCCTCCAATGTTTTTGCCATTTAGGTCCACCTCGTGCCTGAATACAAATAGTATTAAGATAATTATACATGAATGCATACAGATAATTAACAACTCTGTGAATGTTCACACACTTTTTAATGCATTCAGCCACCACGTCGTACTGGCCAATGGAGCAGGCGGTATGGAGGTCCAGAGGGACATCCAGCTCCTCCGGACGCACCACAGAGTCACCCAGCCACAGAGAGAGGCTGGCCCCCAGCTGCTCCGATTCACTGGCTTCATCACTTAACTCAGACATTCTCACtcgtccctcctcctcacacctgAAAACAGAGCTGCTTTTACCATAAAATGATTACAAAGCCCCGAAGTCACACTCTAATGTTAGTTGAACATCGGACAACTAGAGCCAGAGTATGTTGTCGACTTGAGttaataaatgaaaatattaaCTAAATACAAACTTTTAGGCTTCGATGACTTTAAAGCTACTGCTGCTTTGTTGTCTCCAACTTGCTCCTGCCAACTTTTAGCTAGTTTAGCTTAGCGAGATAACGGTACAAACTTTTCTCCGCCCTAAAACTACACAATGAACCATGACAACACTAAACTCGTAAAAAGCAACAAAAGGCAACAGAAATGATCAACTAATAATTCATAACGTGGGCTAAAATGGCGAGTTAAAGCTTACTGTCAGCAGGTAGTTTGTTTTCTCAGCTGCCgaaactttttgttttcagtgccACACTCAATTGGGCTCGTGTTGAATCATACCCCGCCTTTTCCGGTTGGATAGTGGATCGTTAAGTGGAAGTGTGCGCTCCACTAAATGTTACCGAATGATTTCTTAGTTCTCAGAAgatttttttacttgtttatttttggcttcacaaaaaaactttattatttACATAGTAATGAAAGTTTGGATTCTAGTATTCAACATATCTTCAATCCTGATCatggctttttaaaaaaaaaaaaaaaaaaaattcataaaAAAAGTCCACCATGTGGTCCTTTTCCAAACATCCTGCTCTTTGAAAGTCAGAGAAAATTGAAGTGAAACTCCTCTTTTGATGGAGTAAAGACAAAAGTTGACATCTCGTCCTGAGTCTGAGGCGCAGGCTCTGTGTCCTGGCtttcactttgctgctggatCTCCTCTGCAGCGGGCATCTTGGCTTTGACTTCAGCTCTCCGGTGGAAAACAGACTTCTTTGGTGACTCTGCTACAACTTTGACATGAGCTGATGCAATTTCTGTTAAGAGCAGAGAAACCTCATCGATTAGCAAagcttcaaacacaaactttcACTGCTTATTTCCCAGCATTTTTAGGATTCAAATCACAGTTCACTCACCACTCTGAATAAGTTTAAACTGCttgctcttctcttcttccatttttttcctgtagtcTCCGGCCATGGTTCTCATCAGCTGCCTCTTCTTAGCTAAAGGAGCTTTGGAACTACGCAGAGTCTTTAGAGCACGAgaggcctcctcctctgcagaggaaacatttattgagagggttgttttcatattttatatttttgcacTATATTgctaaataaaaaggtaaaaaccaCACAAACTCTGCTTAGGTGTGCCCTTTTGGGTCCTCAGTCCCAGTTCCAGATGCTCGATGCACCAGTCCAGCTGCCTATTCAGCTGCTCTTCTGCACTctgaaaagacaaacatgaagcCAAACTGTCAAACTAATGAACTGGTACCCAGCATGTCTAACAAACATGACACTGACCAGCTCTATGTCTTTTCCCGCTTGACTTCCCtcagtttgctgctgctgcggctcagagacatgtgacatgtttttctttccagatttcttctttttcttcttcacctttGATTCTGAGTTAGCCTCCTGCAAAACAGAAGGGTTCTCAACTTGGACgctctgctggctgtgtgcTGTCTCTGCAGTCTCCATGTCTTCTATGGTTGTGGCAGGAGGGATTTGAAAGTTAAAAGCAAAATCAGATCCCTGTCCTGTAAAAGCAATCCTCTGGCTCGCTCCGGCCTCAGCCCCTGATGGAGGAGACTCCACCTGAGGGGCTGGTGGAGGATTATCAGTCAGGAAGTTAAATCTGAAGCTGTTGTCACTGCGGTTCCAGAGTGTAGAATTAGACGCTTTAGCATCGATATCTGTTGAATGAGCGAACAAATACAGTTAATTAACATTATCACCAGACAGTGCCATATGTATAACAACAGCAGAATCTATGTATTTAGCTCATATTATAAAAACACTTTCGTTAAAATGCACCTATGAACAGCAGCCTTTGCTGGGTCATGCTGATTTCTCCAGCGATGCAGGTCTACAGCTGAAAGACGCCGGACCGACTCAACTATTTATGTCCACATATCTTGAACTCAAAGACATTTACCAGCACAGACGAGTTTTATATTCCTGCTTTGAAAATACAGCCTTTTCAAGAAAATGTCATCGGTTTTTTATAAAAACACGTCCGAGGCAGAAACTCACCACGGGCGTCACGCGATAATATGTCCGTCTAGTAAGATTTCCTGAACATACAATAGTTCCGTTTGAAACAACTTTGT
This window of the Parambassis ranga chromosome 6, fParRan2.1, whole genome shotgun sequence genome carries:
- the anks3 gene encoding ankyrin repeat and SAM domain-containing protein 3; translated protein: MSELSDEASESEQLGASLSLWLGDSVVRPEELDVPLDLHTACSIGQYDVVAECIKKHEVDLNGKNIGGWTPLMYASYIGHDNIANLLLEAGVNVNAATAKGLTPLMLAASCGNESIAYFLLQQGAELELKDSRGWTALFHCTSTGHQQMVKFLLDNNADANVKEPGSGFTPLMEAAASGHEIIVQYLLDHKVKVDERNAKGENARALAMMYGYTKIASLIDSRSPRIKPGHFEDLSSSEDDSAPPRIRPSRNRVKGVSIHDGPQAIAKFRVGGTSKPREPPAVLPGYMTFRDIGEQSDRICYRDVTSPINELDGQSSSSRDDSPFFDNDMPTMRSSSSSSEGLPHAMGLNWEGSVESNEDSDQCKKSSSRRANKGHYSKGKTRHGNNDAAHSSWAGNCGTCAHPPPSYSGPKDLAEFLEQIGFSKYLPLLEEQDIDLRIFLTLTENDLKEIGITLFGPKRKMTSAIARWHSNARPPSGALEQAYADQLEAEMQEMAIQLHKRCEEVENLQSQVSQEKELRTVMEGCLMEDKMAWKGVHAELVENHRLAQDMSATLAKAKACRAELLSCLSIDGNSRSYIGVEDKAKSDTGVKGEGRAAEADLMKKLDSYEDELAGALQTVLQSLRRLSAPEKVSDTWERP
- the c6h8orf33 gene encoding UPF0488 protein C8orf33 homolog yields the protein MTQQRLLFIDIDAKASNSTLWNRSDNSFRFNFLTDNPPPAPQVESPPSGAEAGASQRIAFTGQGSDFAFNFQIPPATTIEDMETAETAHSQQSVQVENPSVLQEANSESKVKKKKKKSGKKNMSHVSEPQQQQTEGSQAGKDIELSAEEQLNRQLDWCIEHLELGLRTQKGTPKQKEEASRALKTLRSSKAPLAKKRQLMRTMAGDYRKKMEEEKSKQFKLIQSEIASAHVKVVAESPKKSVFHRRAEVKAKMPAAEEIQQQSESQDTEPAPQTQDEMSTFVFTPSKEEFHFNFL